One part of the Aspergillus fumigatus Af293 chromosome 7, whole genome shotgun sequence genome encodes these proteins:
- a CDS encoding VOC family protein has product MTHPENSNVTIGWPEAEYENVAYFIESRLPAAKPRAEQDTQETVANHHAPCSSRSEPSGVPYPSPQSSTSIHGRLQDSTLNRSNNGSRPQKAAPVSSRYRLRTWRSSKHSILFPSWEWKPAHGEATEDGTQMRQSEFAEPKGLAGAIVKMAGDGLGAAAEQPGPHGATVYYIVESLEMTEKRVNELGGSVIQAKTTESAYGSLMKFSDPEGNQFGCYEVVRR; this is encoded by the exons ATGACTCATCCAGAGAACAGCAATGTAACTATTGGCTGGCCCGAAGCCGAATACGAGAACGTGGCATATTTTATAGAATCAAGACTCCCTGCAGCCAAGCCAAGGGCAGAACAAGACACGCAAGAAACCGTTGCGAATCACCATGCTCCGTGTTCGTCCCGTTCAGAACCTTCAGGCGTACCCTATCCAAGTCCGCAATCTTCGACGAGCATACATGGGCGACTCCAAGACTCCACACTCAACCGAAGCAACAATGGCAGCCGCCCCCAGAAGGCAGCCCCTGTTTCGTCGAGATACCGGCTCAGAACGTGGAGAAGCTCAAA ACATTCTATTCTGTTCCCATCGTGGGAATGGAAACCAGCACACGGTGAAGCGACGGAGGATGGGACTCAGATGCGACAGTCTGAATTCGCAGAGCCTAAAG GACTTGCTGGGGCGATCGTTAAAATGGCTGGGGATGGGTTAGGCGCCGCGGCAGAGCAGCCGGGGCCTCACGGTGCGACTGTCTATTATATTGTGGAGTCTCTTGAAATG ACGGAGAAACGGGTAAACGAGCTAGGCGGAAGCGTCATTCAGGCGAAGACGACGGAGAGTGCGTATGGTTCGCTTATGAAGTTCAGCGATCCAGAGGGGAACCAATTTGGCTGCTATGAGGTGGTGCGCCGCTAA
- a CDS encoding putative oxalate/formate antiporter translates to MAAVEKQPHRLYRPHIQTEGQYSNDSIDEKFPEGGLRAWLVVVGSWCAMIPSMGLLNTIGVLHAWTAEHQLAQYSPSSVGWIFGVFSFFLYFGSAQVGPIFDSRGVLPVVLPGSIGIVLAVFFFSESTEYYQIFLSFSVLGGISSCCLFTPAIAAVGHWFNVRRGLATGIACTAGGLGGVFFPLIILYLGPTIGFTWALRIVGIICFVLCALACLLLRTRLPPNHQAGMAIDFNALREPKYAVTTLAVWLVEFAVFVPYTYISSYGLHAGMDPSLAYKLSVFLNVGAIPGRALPGLLADRVGRFNIMSLTALVCAILTLALWYIAGDNDGAIIAYATCFGFWSGAAISLTPVCISQVCRTEDYGKRNGTTFTLVSIGTLTAIPIAGAIQEYNNGEYWGLIVFGGVLYLASFVAFVIARGVAGGWQLNTKF, encoded by the exons ATGGCTGCAGTCGAGAAACAACCACACAGACTGTACAGGCCGCATATCCAGACAGAAGGACAATATTCCAATGATTCCATCGACGAAAAATTCCCCGAAGGGGGTCTGCGGGCCTGGCTGGTAGTAGTGGGATCATGGTGTGCAATGATCCCATCAATGGGTCTTTTGAATACGATTGGGGTGCTGCATGCATGGACAGCGGAGCATCAACTCGCCCAATACTCTCCCTCGAGCGTTGGGTGGATTTTTGGTGTGTTCAGTTTCTTCTTGTACTTTGGCAGCGCGCAAGTCG GGCCCATATTCGACAGCCGTGGCGTCCTTCCAGTGGTCTTGCCTGGGTCTATCGGCATTGTGCTGgccgttttcttcttcagcgaGAGTACCG AATACTACCAaatcttcctttccttcAGTGTCCTCGGCGGCATATCCTCCTGCTGTCTCTTTACTCCAGCCATCGCGGCGGTCGGCCACTGGTTCAATGTTCGTCGCGGTCTGGCTACCGGGATAGCCTGCACAGCAGGCGGACTCGGCGGGGTCTTCTTCCCCTTAATCATTCTCTACCTCGGCCCTACGATTGGATTCACCTGGGCCCTACGGATCGTTGGAATCATCTGCTTCGTGCTGTGCGCACTCGCCTGTCTCTTACTTCGCACGCGCCTCCCGCCCAACCATCAAGCCGGAATGGCTATCGACTTCAACGCCCTCCGCGAGCCCAAGTACGCAGTCACCACGCTGGCAGTCTGGCTGGTGGAGTTCGCCGTCTTCGTCCCGTACACCTACATCTCCTCGTACGGACTCCACGCCGGCATGGATCCGTCTCTCGCATACAAGCTCAGCGTGTTCCTGAACGTCGGCGCGATCCCCGGCCGCGCGCTGCCAGGGTTACTCGCTGATCGCGTTGGCCGGTTCAATATCATGTCATTGACGGCGCTGGTCTGCGCCATCTTGACTCTGGCGCTGTGGTATATCGCCGGTGATAATGACGGCGCCATCATCGCCTACGCCACATGCTTCGGGTTCTGGAGCGGCGCGGCGATTAGTCTAACCCCGGTGTGTATCTCGCAGGTCTGCCGCACGGAGGACTATGGGAAGCGCAATGGGACGACCTTTACGCTGGTGAGTATAGGGACGTTGACGGCGATTCCTATCGCGGGTGCGATCCAGGAGTATAACAATGGGGAGTACTGGGGGCTGATTGTATTTGGAGGGGTGTTGTACCTCGCGTCGTTTGTGGCGTTTGTGATTGCCAGGGGAGTTGCAGGTGGTTGGCAACTGAACACGAAGTTTTGA
- a CDS encoding chitin binding peritrophin-A domain-containing protein — protein sequence MHFIYQALSALAASLLFSSATAGIAHCKVGEAWPDSSDCHNFYECASEGAPVLKTCGPGTAYCPTTGVCVHEENVPSCFHRGHHSEDE from the coding sequence TGTCTGCCCTGGCGgcctctctcctcttctcatCCGCCACCGCAGGGATCGCGCACTGCAAGGTCGGAGAGGCATGGCCCGATTCCTCCGACTGCCACAACTTCTACGAGTGCGCGTCCGAAGGCGCCCCCGTCCTCAAGACCTGCGGCCCCGGTACTGCCTACTGCCCGACGACGGGTGTTTGTGTCCACGAGGAAAACGTCCCCAGCTGCTTCCACAGAGGTCATCACTCTGAGGATGAGTAG
- a CDS encoding putative protein kinase has translation MSDHGDYAPESLPESPVLSRSGEGFDERPINGLYIDMAPFGLEKIWDYEPGGHHVVHLGDHLGREGEYKVIHKLGSGGFANVWLCQVLRNGVPHYVALKILMADYSKDDCPELRVERLRAVGLEKHICLPFDHFRIEGPNGSHLCFVYPVAGPRVSLIAHEFEDPDRSLRKMARQATEVMAALHSHGICHGDFTPSNILLKFEGLDGLPEDEVLKVLGEPVKVEVFTESGETPSDPTAPKYLVRPVKFRNVPLPYVVDEILVIDFGESYDVTNPPQELGIPGSYRSPELVLKNTPGFGSDLWALGCTLFEIRTGRKLFDMFDDDDDSYLFHMVEMLGALPEPWWSTTWTHRKEFFKDEADSLGRAVLVDALAREKSNLSVESPSVELALRRGLHYWDLGPGEEFSREIPPDEIEQLADLLKKILPYVPNRRLTATEVLEYEWFRRDEN, from the exons ATGTCAGATCACGGGGACTACGCGCCTGAATCACTCCCTGAATCTCCTGTCTTATCCCGATCAGGGGAAGGGTTTGATGAGCGTCCGATCAATGGTCTGTACATCGATATGGCTCCATTCGGGCTGGAGAAAATCTGGGATTACGAGCCTGGTGGTCATCATGTTGTTCATCTTGGCGATCATCTAGGTCGAGAAGGTGAATACAAAGTCATCCACAAGCTAGGCAGTGGGGGGTTCGCCAACGTTTGGTTGTGCCAGGTCCTGCGCAATGGGGTACCCCATTATGTGGCGCTCAAGATACTTATGGCCGATTACTCTAAAGACGACTGCCCGGAGCTTCGAGTGGAACGACTTCGCGCAGTCGGGTTAGAAAAGCACATCTGCCTCCCGTTCGACCACTTTCGAATTGAGGGCCCAAACGGATCACACCTTTGCTTCGTGTATCCTGTGGCGGGGCCGCGGGTCTCTCTGATAGCTCATGAATTTGAAGACCCGGACAGAAGCTTACGGAAAATGGCTCGACAAGCTACAGAGGTCATGGCCGCATTGCATAGTCATGGTATATGTCACGGAG ACTTCACGCCGTCAAACATTCTCCTGAAATTTGAGGGCCTGGACGGATTACCAGAGGATGAAGTCCTCAAAGTCCTGGGAGAGCCCGTTAAGGTCGAAGTTTTCACTGAGTCCGGGGAGACTCCTTCTGATCCAACCGCGCCTAAATATCTCGTCCGCCCAGTCAAGTTTCGCAATGTTCCGCTGCCGTACGTTGTAGATGAGATTCTTGTGATCGACTTCGGAGAGTCGTACGATGTCACAAACCCACCGCAGGAGCTTGGTATCCCTGGGAGTTATCGTTCCCCCGAGCTTGTCTTGAAGAATACACCAGGATTCGGGAGTGACCTCTGGGCACTCGGCTGCACCCTCTTCGAGATACGAACGGGCCGAAAACTCTTCGACATGtttgacgacgatgacgacagTTACCTCTTTCACATGGTTGAGATGCTGGGCGCACTGCCAGAACCGTGGTGGTCTACGACTTGGACGCACAGAAAGGAGTTCTTCAAAGATGAAGCGGACTCACTTGGTCGAGCGGTCCTGGTTGACGCGTTGGCCAGGGAAAAGTCAAATCTGTCGGTCGAGAGCCCGTCGGTAGAGTTAGCGCTACGACGAGGATTACATTATTGGGACTTGGGGCCTGGCGAAGAGTTTAGCAGAGAGATTCCTCCGGATGAGATTGAACAATTGGCAGAcctcttgaagaagattttACCATATGTGCCCAACCGGCGGTTGACTGCGACAGAAGTTCTAGAATACGAATGGTTTCGTCGTGATGAGAAT
- a CDS encoding pyridoxal phosphate-dependent aminotransferase — translation MPRTRPRRLNHLQGINVDQMAQIADAANNDYLRLENLDVNIPPEPEALAYMQQAVTDEACNSYLPFTGKARLKDIAARHVSQLSGMAYTGQRHCVISAGGLSGILNVLLATIEEGDEVILTDPTYRGLINRVLLAGGVPKLVPFTFQPGQEWRLDQAALRAAITEKTTAILLMSPSMPSGGYLTRDDWTRVAEICVQNDLLLILDTAMERLLFDARPVIHPAGFPGMFERTVTVGSSAKELRMIGWRVGWIVGPEELISDIAAVCMANVVVPVGIAQEAVAVALDRSPQTLAPYVAQLQARRDRVVAELEGLPVGVPAGGWSLLLRVSDFGLDGSTVAKRLLEQGVCATAMDGWGEVHGSQYIRFVFSNETMERLTGLGAKVKKALGIPSD, via the coding sequence ATGCCTCGTACTCGCCCCCGACGGCTCAACCACCTGCAAGGCATCAATGTGGACCAGATGGCCCAGATCGCCGACGCCGCCAACAACGACTACCTCCGTCTCGAAAACCTCGACGTCAACATCCCGCCGGAACCAGAGGCTCTAGCTTACATGCAGCAGGCCGTCACCGACGAGGCATGTAATAGTTACCTCCCATTCACCGGCAAAGCCCGCCTGAAAGACATCGCAGCCAGACACGTCTCGCAGCTGTCGGGCATGGCATATACCGGCCAGCGCCACTGCGTGATCTCCGCGGGCGGGCTATCCGGCATCCTGAACGTTCTCCTGGCAACCATCGAGGAAGGCGACGAGGTGATCTTGACGGATCCGACGTACCGGGGGCTCATCAACCGGGTCCTGCTCGCGGGCGGCGTCCCCAAACTAGTCCCGTTCACCTTCCAGCCAGGGCAGGAGTGGCGGTTAGACCAGGCCGCACTGCGCGCGGCGATTACTGAGAAAACCACAGCCATTCTTCTCATGTCGCCGTCGATGCCGAGCGGGGGCTACTTGACTCGAGACGACTGGACCCGCGTTGCCGAGATCTGCGTGCAGAATGACCTGCTTCTCATTCTGGATACGGCAATGGAGCGTCTGCTGTTCGATGCGCGGCCGGTGATTCACCCTGCCGGTTTCCCTGGGATGTTCGAGCGGACGGTGACGGTCGGCTCGTCCGCGAAAGAGCTGCGCATGATCGGCTGGCGCGTCGGCTGGATCGTGGGACCCGAGGAGCTGATCAGCGACATTGCCGCGGTGTGCATGGCCAATGTCGTCGTGCCCGTGGGGATCGCCCAGGAAGCCGTCGCGGTTGCGCTGGACCGGTCGCCCCAGACTCTGGCGCCGTATGTGGCGCAACTACAGGCCCGCCGGGATCGTGTCGTCGCGGAACTCGAAGGACTACCCGTTGGCGTCCCTGCGGGCGGATGGAGCCTGCTTCTCCGGGTGAGCGATTTCGGGCTGGATGGGAGCACCGTGGCGAAGCGTTTGCTGGAACAGGGGGTATGTGCAACCgcgatggatggatggggaGAGGTGCACGGGAGCCAGTATATCCGGTTTGTGTTCTCCAATGAGACTATGGAGCGGCTGACGGGTCTGGGTGCCAAAGTGAAGAAGGCATTGGGTATCCCCAGTGATTGA
- the akr13 gene encoding aldo/keto reductase, whose protein sequence is MPTLPTRPLGKNGPQVPRLGFGLMGLSTFYGTAKPDSERLALLDAAYELGETFWDSADMYGDSEDLLGKWFQANPSKRDHIFLATKFANRVGPDGQRFVDSSPEYAREACHRSLARLGVKTIDLYYCHRLDRKTPIEKTVEAMAQLKAEGKIRYLGLSECSADSLRRAHKVHPITAVQMEYSPFALEIESPQYRLLETARELGVAVVAYSPLSRGFLTGAITSPDDFEEGDFRRMSPRFSKENFPKNLQLVEKLKAVAAKKGVSPSQLTLAWLMAQGDDIFPIPGTTKVERLKENLGSLSVELSPDEEKEVRSACNAAEVAGGRYPEIFSVSCFADTPAL, encoded by the exons ATGCCTACCCTTCCAACTCGTCCCCTGGGCAAAAACGGCCCTCAAGTCCCCCGGCTCGGCTTCGGCTTAATGGGCCTGAGTACCTTCTACGGCACCGCCAAACCCGACTCTGAGCGACTCGCATTGCTCGATGCTGCATACGAGCTCGGCGAAACCTTCTGGGACAGCG CCGACATGTACGGCGACAGCGAGGACCTCCTCGGCAAATGGTTCCAAGCCAACCCCTCCAAACGAGACCACATCTTCCTCGCCACCAAATTTGCGAACCGCGTGGGCCCAGACGGACAACGCTTCGTCGACTCCTCACCGGAATACGCGCGCGAAGCATGCCATCGCTCCCTCGCCCGTCTCGGCGTCAAGACCATCGACCTCTACTACTGCCACCGGCTCGACCGGAAGACCCCCATTGAAAAGACCGTCGAAGCCATGGCACAGCTCAAGGCGGAAGGCAAGATCAGATACCTCGGTCTGAGCGAGTGTAGCGCAGACTCCCTGCGGCGCGCGCACAAGGTCCACCCCATCACCGCCGTGCAGATGGAATACTCGCCCTTTGCGCTGGAGATCGAGAGCCCGCAGTACCGGCTGCTCGAGACGGCGCGCGAGCTCGGCGTCGCGGTCGTGGCGTACTCGCCGCTCAGCCGGGGGTTCTTGACGGGGGCTATTACCTCGCCGGATGATTTCGAGGAGGGCGATTTCCGCCGGATGTCGCCGCGGTTTAGCAAGGAGAACTTCCCGAAGAATCTGCAGCTCGTTGAGAAACTCAAGGCCgtggcggcgaagaagggggtCTCGCCATCGCAGTTGACCCTGGCTTGGTTGATGGCGCAGGGGGACGATATCTTCCCCATTCCGGGGACGACCAAGGTTGAGCGGTTGAAGGAGAATCTGGGCAGCTTGAGCGTTGAGTTGTCCCCggacgaagaaaaggaggTTCGATCAGCTTGCAATGCGGCGGAGGTTGCTGGCGGCCGGTATCCGGAGATTTTCTCGGTGTCCTGTTTTGCGGACACCCCTGCTCTATAA
- a CDS encoding DUF3431 domain-containing protein, which yields MRRKTLRSVFHLTVLSGIVLLLFLNRPTSRVKTFPWTHIRYKSSSPIPPSRGKCPGLSKTTKPALVVSRVTADGDPSWLDPLARSYHLCIYTVDSPNPSASTLQVPANRGHEAMAYLTFLIDNYESIPAAGAVFVHGSRFAWHNDHPAYDNAALLASLNIPAALEPHGYHNLRCDWSVSTCAASAAPQGSLENRVQSVLEPWSARAASDTALPAALGVLFGGDNREGYLAATLGRNDAVRSQCCAQFVVARENIWRHSRGEYVALRQWLLDGMGAGSSRRRGAAPPDDRVAGRILSYIWHILFIAPEHQGAGTGTGLGTGDGVDLGRLNEQACPKADECYCRLYGRCDLRCTSPGSCQGAYTLPKDLKLPANWGETHLTS from the coding sequence ATGAGACGCAAAACACTGCGCTCTGTCTTCCACCTCACCGTTCTGAGCGGtatcgtcctcctcctcttcctcaaccGCCCAACCTCCCGCGTCAAAACGTTCCCATGGACACACATCCGCTACAAATCCTCCTCTCCCATCCCGCCCTCCCGCGGAAAATGCCCCGGCCTGAGCAAAACCACCAAACCCGCCCTGGTGGTCTCGCGCGTCACCGCAGACGGTGACCCTTCCTGGCTCGACCCCCTCGCCAGATCCTACCACCTCTGCATCTACACCGTCGACAGTCCCAACCCCTCCGCATCCACACTCCAAGTCCCCGCAAACCGCGGCCACGAGGCAATGGCCTACCTCACCTTCCTGATAGACAACTACGAGTCCATCCCCGCCGCAGGCGCCGTCTTTGTGCACGGCTCCCGCTTCGCCTGGCACAACGATCACCCGGCCTACGATAACGCCGCGCTCCTGGCCTCGCTCAACATCCCCGCTGCGCTGGAACCACACGGGTACCATAACCTCCGCTGCGACTGGAGCGTGAGCACATGCGCTGCGTCCGCCGCGCCGCAGGGCAGTCTGGAGAATCGGGTCCAGTCTGTGCTGGAGCCGTGGAGTGCGCGCGCGGCGTCGGATACGGCGCTGCCGGCGGCGCTAGGGGTGTTGTTTGGTGGGGACAACCGGGAGGGGTATCTTGCTGCGACGCTGGGGCGCAACGATGCGGTGCGGTCGCAGTGCTGTGCGCAGTTTGTTGTCGCGAGGGAGAATATCTGGCGACATTCGCGGGGGGAGTATGTTGCGCTGCGGCAGTGGTTGCTTGATGGGATGGGGGCTGGTTCGTCGCGGCGAAGGGGAGCGGCCCCGCCGGATGATAGGGTTGCTGGGCGGATTTTGTCGTATATATGGCATATTCTGTTTATTGCCCCGGAGCATCAGGGGGCTGGGACGGGGACGGGACTGGGGACTGGGGATGGGGTGGATTTGGGGCGGTTGAATGAGCAGGCGTGCCCCAAGGCCGATGAGTGTTATTGTCGGTTGTACGGACGGTGTGATCTGCGATGTACAAGTCCAGGGAGTTGTCAGGGGGCGTATACCTTGCCAAAGGATTTGAAGTTGCCGGCCAACTGGGGAGAAACCCATTTAACGTCTTAA